cacacacacacacaacactacacaacactgcacactacacaacacacacacacaaagatgtgATAGTGTGCGGTAGTAGTGCGTTATTGTGGTGTTGGTGTATAAAGACATGAATCCAATAGAGAAAGTAaataagaaagtgtgtgtgtgtgtgtgtgtgtgtgagagagagagagacagacactgaaacacactgagcctgagggagagagacaccatgtctattctattctgttcccctcactctatcacacacacacacacacacacaaccctgatACACACAACCGGGCCGGACTGGGACAAAAAAACGGCCCTGGTATATTATCACAACTACTGCCCATTTCTACTCCGTTCAATATCTACACCAACTCCTTTTTTTGTATAAGAGacacatacaaaaacacatgGCTCACTGGGGAAACATAAAGAAGCGTAAAGATCTGCTTTTAGTTTCAGGCAGCAGGAACACAGACGTTACAGCGTAGGTTCTTCTCCCACAGACAGAACTGTAACAACCAAACTCACGTAGTCACAGAGTGAAGCGTGTAATGACTTTATTGCAGTGCGATCACCAGTATTCTGTGTTTTTGGCTTTACAGTCTCTACACTCACTTCTCCCTCAGGGCTCTCCCTCTCTttatcctcctcactgtgcccAAAAGGGGGAGTTATTCAAGATCTGATTGGCTCAGCCAAATGTCAATTAAGAAACGAACCAATAAGCTGCTGATTAAATGTCTCATGGGCCGGTCTGTCAGGAAACAACTAGTAACAACAAATAAGTTACACTGCCGAGCGCCATCAACTAattaagcagaaaaaaagaacaggctgaTGGATTTATTAGCCGATCAGAAAAAAACTATATGAAAAGCATTTGGCCAAAATGCCCCGTTTGCCAGATATCCAGTCTGCATTCTGGGTGAATAGCaccttcagagagagagagagcgagagagagagagagaagagagagaggagagagagagagagaggagggagagagagagagagagagagagagagagagagagagagaagggagagagagagcgagagagagagagagagaggagagagagagagagaagagagaggagggagagagagagagaggagagaggagagagagagagagagagagagagagagagagaagaagagagagagagagagagagagagagagagagagagagagagaggagagagagagaggagagagagagagagagagagagagagagagagagagagagagagagagagagagagagagagagagagagagagagagagagaagagagaagagagagagagagagagagagagagagagagagagagagagagagagagagagaagagagagagagagagagagagagagagaagagagagagagagagagagagagagagagagagagagaagagggagaaagagagagagagagagagagagagagagagagaagagagagagagagagagagagagagagagagagagagagagaagaagaagaagaagaagaagagggtgagaggaagagaaggatatggattattaagtctcctgattgttgtatgaaagttaatgtcactgtgcagtttggactctggtgagattcactgtagcagcagaactaaaagggagaagcagaaggaaacacagacatgaggatctctgggataagagacgacccaccacaccaccatcaacaaacctgagtgaacatgtgagagtgaggagacgacaacatccaaatatcccagttcaccaaaaatGTCTCGCTTTAAActgcatgtgtatatgtgtgtgtgtgtgtgtgtgtgtgtgtgtgtgtgtgtgtgtgtgtgtgttttatagtgtCAGAGCTGATAAGTTTGTGTCCTCAGTGTCTGTCTCTGCCTGTCTCACACTCTAATAAACTCCGTCATTAGGATTTCTATTAGCTCCATAAACACaccactgagacacacactacacactacactacacacaatacacaacactacacaacactacacactgcacacacacacactgcacactacacactacactacacacacacacacacactacactgcacacactacactgcactacactacacacactacacacacactgcacactacacaacactacactacacaacacacactacacacaatacactacacaacactgcacacactacacaacactacactacacacactacactacactacacacaatacacaacactacactgcacaacactacactacactacacacactacacacacacacactacacacactacactacactacacaacactacactacacacactacacaacactgcacacactgcacacacacacacactgcacacactacactacacacacactacactacacacactacactgcacaacactacactacactacacacactacactacacaactctgAGCACTACCTGTAGGTGGGGCAGTTTGTGTGGGGCTGAGGGGTTTGTCTGGGCTTCCTCAGTGCTGCACTGCATCATATTCAGGAATCAGAACTTATAAaggctttttgttttctttcattgatGATTTTAGTTCCTCCAACTTCAATGTTATGAAGGTGGAGATGTTAGGTATGCATTATGGAGATAAAATTAACAGGTAAAGAACACAGAGGTGCAGGTTCCTTTGCTGTTCTTTTTATACTTCAAGCCTGAGGTCTGAGTTTCCAATTctgttttggattgtttttaATCACATGGACTTTCCTTCACCTGCTTCCCATAGTACACACCTCCTCCTTcacttacagtgtgtgtgtgtgtgtgtgtgtgtgtgtgtgattcagagCAGTTAAATGATTAGTTTATCAACTCTGTGCTTGGCACTGCTGCTGTAATAAActaaatatcatcatcatcattaatggaacgagtctccagtgttttgtgAAATTGTCAGCACAGAGACGACAAACTGGGATTCTGAGAGAATCAAGTGTGTAATGTAACTAAAAAATATTGTtctttagtaaataaataataaacagtgaCTGATGCTGCTGTGTGAaagttagagtgtgtgtgtgtgtgtgtgtgtgtgtgtgtgtgtgtgtagaaacagCTGCttacttaataaataaacttaaattctGTTAAATTTAGTTCtaaatgctatgaaatgaagtAAGCAATATCCTgttctgctctgtgtgtgtgtgtgtgtgtgtgtgtgtatatatatatatatatatatatatatatatatatatatatatatatatatatatatatatatatatatatatatcaaggtCATAGCAGGGTCATTGCCCTCCCAGTTGTTTACTCGGGTGAGAGGCCAGCTGTTGGTGCTTGCAGAAGTCCTTGGATCCGTGGTACGGCCTGGTTTAATGATCCTGCGTGAGATAAGGCAGTGACTCGGTTCATTCACACACTGCGTTTCTCGTTGTTGAGTGCGAGGAGGAAAAGAGGCGTGGCGTTCGGTTAAAGGTCAGCGTTGAAGTTTGGATTCTAAGCTTTATAAAGTGAGGGTGGTGCTGAGCGAGCCGTCTCGCTCCTCAGAGCCTGGACGTGTTGCTGGTCAGCTCCACATAGGTTTCTACTACACACCACTTTCACACACTGCAGGAACATGGACTGTGAGTGTCGGTGTTCAGAGAGGTCTGGAGCTCACGCCATCCTGTTTCACATCCTCACCGGAGACGCTGAAGCCACTGAGCTGAGCTACCCACCGTCTGGCCACTGTCACTGTGACACGCATCGTACCGTACGCCTCAGGTCACGTGACACCTGCATGGCGGCTGCCAACATCCTCGTCAAAACCGTACGCTTTGTGGCGAGTCTTCCCGCCTTTCAGCAGCTTCCACCTGAGGACCAGCTCACGCTGCTGCAACACTGCTGGCATCAGCTCTTCATCCTGGGACTGGCACAGGAGCATGTGAGCTTCGAAGTGGAGCAGGAGCCTGTGAGCAGCATGCTGAGGAAGATTCTTCTGAACCGAGAAAATGAGCACAGAGAGAACCGAGAAGAACCTACACTGAGTGCAGTCCAGAACCTCAAAGCCTGTCTCAGGAAGCTCTGGAGTCTGGACCTGAGTCCTAAAGAGTACGCTTACCTGAAGGGTACCATGATATTTAATCCAGGTgagtaagcacacacacacacacacacacacacacacaccctaacaAACACCTGACAAAGGATAtaatgttcgtgtgtgtgtgtgtgtgtgtgtgtgtgtagatgtccCTGGCCTGCAGGTGGTGGCGTTGGTAGAAGGTCTTCAGCATGAAGCTCAGCACGCTCTGAGGGAGGTTCTGTTGCTCCTGCACTCAGGTGATGGAGGAAGTATTGCACGTGTCCTTCTTGCTGTATCCTCGCTGCAGAGCGTCACACCTGAACTCATCACCGAACTCTTCTTCAGACCCATCATTGGATCTGCTCACCTCATCCATCTCATTAATGACATGCTGTACACTCGGTAgagacgcgcacacacacatctaagcTAAAAGCAGAAGGAGCAGGACATGGAGATGTTTCATCGCTGAAGAGCACCTGAAGGATTTCAATTACTGAAACACACAGcaagcttttgtgtgtgtgcgtgcgtgcgtgcgtgcatacAGCTTCTTGTTTTCTGGAAGCTTCCTGCCTCCTTGTGGCTCCACCCTGATGTTGGTATACACCATGGATTGGTTAGTACACATCATGGTGAGCTTCTCCACACTGAGCACAGTGATGTTATAGAGAGGTGTGAGACGGGACACGGACTCTGTTCTGGTAAAAACTTTTAGAGTTCAAGGTTGACCACAACCACCACAGTGGTGTAAAAGCATTATGTTTGAGGGgtatggtgtatgtgtgtatatatatatatatgtgtgtgtgtgtgtgtgtgtgtgtgtgtgtgtgtgtgtgtgtgtgtgagactttgGTCTCTGTGAGACTCGTCTTCATTAAAATTTGTGCTTTACGTCTTTATGTTTCTTTGATGCTGcaataaaagtcttttttttttctataatattcTCCAAAAAGGGTGTTAAAGTAAAGCCATAAACTCAAAACTGAGAGAATAAAAACCATCCATCACAAAAAAGTGAGgggaaacagtgtgtgtgtgttgtgtgtgtatgtgcagtgtgAGTATtgggtatagtgtgtgtgtgtgtgtgtgtgtatgtgtgtgtgtgtgtattgtgtgtgtgtattgtgtgtgtgtgtgtgtgtgtgtgtgtgtgtgtgtgtgtgtgtgtgtgtgtgtgtgtgtgtgtgtgtgtgtgtgtgtgtgtgtagtgtgtgtattgtgtatgtgtgtgtgtgtgtgtgtgtgtgtgtgtgtgtgtgtgtgtgcatgcagtgTGTGAGCATTGggcatgtagtgtgtgtattgtgtgtgtgtgtgtgttgtgtgtgtgtgtgtatgtagtgtgtgtgtgtgtgtgtgtgcatgcagtgtgtgagcattgtgtgtgtgtatatatgtgtgtgtgtgtgtattgtgtatgtgtgtgtgtgtgtgtgtgtatgtgtgtgtgtgtgtgtgtatgtgcatgcagtgtgtgtgtgtgtgtgtgcatgtgcagtgtgtgagcattgggtatgtagtgtgtgtgtgtgtgtatgtgcagtgtgtgagtattgtgtgtgtgtagtgtgtgtattgtgtgtgtgtatatgtgcagtgtgtgagtgtgtgtgtgtgtagtgtgtgtattgtgtgtatgtgtgtgtatgtgtgtgtatgtgcagtgtgtgtgagtattgggtatgtagtgtgtgtgtgtgtgtgtgtgtgtgagtattgtgtgtgtgtgtgtgtgtgtgtgtgtgtgtgtgtgtgtgtgtgtgtgtgcagtgtgagcATTgggtatgtagtgtgtgttgtgtgtatgtgcatgcagTGTGTGAGCATTGGgtatgtagtgtgttgtgtgtatgtgcatgtgcagtgtgtgagtattgggtatagtgtgtgtattgtgtgtgtgtgtgtatgtgcagtgtgtgagcattgggtatgtagtgtgtgtgttgtgtgtgtgtgcatgtgcagtgtgtgagcattgggtatgtagtgtgtgtgtgtgtgtatgtgcagtgtgtgagtattgggtatgtagtgtgtgtattgtgtgtgtgtatgtgcagtgtgtgagtattgggtatgtagtgtgtgcagtgtgtgagtattgggtatgtagtgtgtgcattgtgtgtgtgtatgtgcagtgtgtgagtattgggtatgtagtgtgttgtgtgtgtgtgtgtgtatatgtgcagtgtgtgagtattgggtatgtaatgtgtgtgtgtgtgtgtgtgtgtgtgtgtgtatgtgcagtgtgtagtgtgtgtattgtgtgtatgtgcatgtgcagtgtgtgtatgtgtgtgtgtatgtgtgtgtgtgtgtgagcattggtatgtagtgtgtgtgtgttgtgcatgtgtgtgtgtgtattatgtgtgtgtgtgtgtgtgtgtgtgtgtgcatgtgcagtgtgtgtgtattgtgtgtgtgtgtgtgtgtgtgtgtgtatgtgcagtgtgtgagtattggcatgtagtgtgtattgtgtgtatgtgtgtgtgtgtgtgtgtgtgtgtgtgtgtgtgtgtgtgtgagtattatgtgtgtgtgtgtgtgtggtgtgtgtgtgtgtatgtgtgtgtgtatgtgtgtgtgtgtgtatgtgcagtgtgtgagtattggtatgtagtgtgtgtgtgtgtgtgtgtgtgtgtgtgtgtgtgtgtgtgtgtgtattgtgtatgtgtgtgtgtgtattatgtgtgtgtatgtgcagtgtgtgagtattgtgtatgtatgtgtgtgtgtgtgtgtgagtattgggtatgtagtgtgtgtgtatgtgtgtgtgtgcagtgtgtgagtattggtatgtagtgtgtgtattatgtgcagtgtgtgtgtatatgtgcagtgtgtgagtattgcatgtagtgtgtgtattatgtgtgtgtgtgtgtgtgtgcagtgtgtatgtgcagtgtgtattgtgtgtgtgtgtgtgtgtgtgtattgtacatgtgcagtgtgtattgtgtatgtatgtgtgtgtgtgtgtgtatatgtgcagtgtgtgagtatTGGGTATGTAATGTGTATTGtacatgtgcagtgtgtgtgtgtgtgtatatattatgtgtgtgtatgtacagtgtgtgtattaggtatgtagtgtgtgtgttgtgtatgtgcatgtgcagtgtgtgagtattaggtatatagtgtgtattatgtatgtgtgtattattgtgtgtgtgtatatacagtgtgtgagtattatgtatatatgtgtgtgtgtattatatgtgtgtgtatattacagtgtgtgagtattatgtatatatgtgtgtgtgtgtgtgtgtgtgtgtgtgtgtgtgtgtgtgtgtgtgtgtgtgtatatacagtgtgtgagtattatgtatatgtgtgtgtgtgtatgtacagtgtgtgagtattatgtatataatgtgtgtgtaatgtgtatgtagtgtgtattattatgtgtgtgtatatacagtgtgtgagtattaggtatatagtgtgtattatgtgtgtgtattatgtatgtagtgtgtattgtgtatgtatgtgtgtatatgtacagtgtgtgagtattatgtatatatgtgtgtattattattatgtgtgtgtattgtacatgtgcagtgtgtgtatgtgcagtgtgtgagtattatgtgtgtgtgtgtacatgtgcagtgtgtgtgtattatgtatgtgtgtatgtgtatgtgtgtgtatgtacatgtgcagtgtgagtattatgtatatatgtgtgtattatgtatgtagtgtgttgtgCATATGCAGTGTGAGTATTATGTATGTAGTGTGAGTATTGTGTGTTGtgcatgtgcagtgtgtgagtattgtaaatgtagtgtgcatgtgcagtgtgtgagtatgtgtatgtagtgtgtgagtattgtgtgtgtgtgtgtgtatgtgcagtgtgtagtgtgtgtgtatatgtacagtgtgtgtgtattgtgtatatagtgtgagtattgtacatgtgcagtgtgtgagtattgtgtatatagtgtgtattatgtgtgtgtgtatattacagtgtgtgtatgtagtgtgtgtgtattattattatgtgtgtgtgtaatgtgtgtgtattgtgtatgtaatgtgtgtgtagtgcatgTGCAGTGTGAGCattgtatgtagtgtgtattatgtatgtgtgtatgtaatgtgtgtagtgcatgtgcagtgtgcagtgtgtgtatgtagtgtatgtattatgtgtgtgtgtgcatgtgcagtgtgtgtgtattattatatgtgtgtgtgcatgtgcagtgtgtgtattgtgtatgtaatgtgtgtagtgtgtgtatatgcagtgtgtgtattattatgtgtgtgtgtgcagtgtgtgagtattgtgtatgtatgtgtgtgtattgtacatgtgcagtgtgtgtattgtgtatgtaatgtgtgtgtattgtacatgtgcagtgtgtgagtattgtgtatgtaatgtgtgtgtattgtacatgtgcagtgtgtgagtattgtgtatgtaatgtgtgtgtagtgtgtgttgtgcatgtgcagtgtgtgagtattgtgtatgtaatgtgtgtgtagtgtgtgttgtgcatgtgcagtgtgtgagtatTGGGTATGTAGTTTGTGTGAATAGTTAGTGTTTGTAGTAAATCCAACCCAACGTGCCTGAACCTTCAACCCAACGTGCCtgaacgactaccgccctgtagcactgacacccattgtcatgaagtgctttgagtggctggtcctggcacacctgaaggactctctgccAACCACATTTGACTCccaccagtttgcctaccaaaGCAATGaagcacagaagatgcagtttccatggcactgcactttgtgctcacacacttggacaataagaacacctatgcacgtatgctgtttgttgacttcagctcagcattcaataccatcattccatccaagTTAATAGCCAAACTTCTAGATCTGGgcattaacacctccacctgcaactgggtcatggactttctgaccaaaagaccccagcaggttcgatctggctccatctgctccaacaccatcacactcaacactggtgtaccacagggctgtgtgctgagccccttcctctactccctcttcacctccgactgcaggcctgtgaatggatctaactccatcatcaagtttgcagatgacactaccgtgattggtctcatcaccaacaatgatgagactgcctacagggaggagatccagcacctagccacatgatgcaacaacaacaacctgctccttaacacctccaagacaaaggagcttattgtggacttcaggagggaggcaagaggcacacatgacaccacccacatcaacgggatggctgttgagcgtgtctccagtttcaagCAATAACCTATCAATATTAATTCTATCTATTCTATCAAGCAAAGTTCtagcaatattattatgtccactgcttacatccttctgtaaatctctgtgtatagtaataggcatctgtatagcatgttcataatacatatatattcatctgtatattattgttcatagtacatatatacttatctgtaattatatttataagtacatatatatttgtctgtaattatatttatagtacatatatatatatatatatatatatatatatatatatatatatatatatatatatacactcatctgtatattgtgttttcagtacatatatattcacctGTATAccacatttatagtacatatacatctttaaatgtctgtttatagtctattttatttaactgtaaattcatgtaaaaactatatatcctgcacttgctgttattgcactctggttagacccaaactgcatttcgttgccttgtacatgtgtaatgacaataaagttgaatctaatctaatctaaatcatttaaatttagtaataaatgacacacacacacacgcacacgcacacacacagtgatggcagtatttatgataggtgagttttaaatataaaacaggattattatattattatatatcattattatatttgtatttaagagGGTTGataaaaatggcttcatattttgtattcatatttaaaataccACAAAAAACCTTGTACGAAGTTCATGTCATTAAAatgcagcctctgattggtgctaACTCAGTATTTTgctcagacttgttgagatcagaaggTAAGAAACctgcaggctgccagctttcaaacaGGTGCTAAcgactaataaataaatatctgattGGTGAATACTGAACTCTAACTGAACTAGCTGTTCAGTAGATCACTGTGACATGACGTGTGCTCATCTTGTCCCTGACTGAACACTGGTCTCTCACCCAGTCAAGGACACAaagagcctgtgtgtgtgtgtgtgtgtgtgtgtgtgtgagagcgagctCCTGGTGTTATGTGCTTTATTACACTCACTTCACTGCTGAACGGAAGCTGAAGGTTATTGAACTAGAGTAACCTTTCACACACTGACCATGCCCctccccccatctctctctctctctcacacacaccttttctcTAAAGCCAGTCTCTCAAACTTGAGATTAATCAATGCACCCTGTAAGCTCCACCCATTTCATTagcataataataaagtaaaagaggaaaaaacaaaaacaaacctgtTTCAATCTTTATTAATCCAATTCACGTTTCCAAAGCTCAGCTATcgagtgacacacacacacgcgcacgcgcacacacacacacacacacacacacacacacacattgagtgACATTCTAAATCTCAGACAGCgagaagaataaaaacaaagaaatgataaatgagcgtttccatttttcttttttttttttttctcagttttagTTGGACTCTGGGTCGGCATGCGACCCGGCAGTGTGTGTCTCACGCCTACTTctcttttcagttttttttcagtttttatttttacggCCCTGGGCGTAGGTTGGTGAAGCAGCCGAGTGCAGTGGGAATGATTCTGGAGGAGGAAAACATACAGCAGTTACACTTTGTGTTAagggagtgtgagtgtgtgtgtgtgtgtgtgtgtgtttcagtacaCACCTGTTTCTGTTTAAAGCTCCATTAAACAGCTGGAACAGCTGCACTGCTCACTGATTTCTGAGCATTCTCCTTTGCTTGGTGAGCCTGCAGTACCGCCACCGCctcatccacccacacacacacacacacacacacacacacacacacacaccctaccaTTACCTACATAGAGAGGCAGAATGCTGACACACTGACTGTTAGACTTCGATCAGAACATCataagttaaaatcccagcagcaTCGagcgcatgtgtgtgagtgtgtgtgtgcgtgtgtgtgtgtgtgtgtaccttagAGCGCAGAGACTCAGGAGACTCGAGCATGTGCAGCAGCTCTGAGTTGTCAATCTCCAGTAGCATGCCAGTGATTTTCCCAGCCAGAGTTGGGTGCATGTTCTGGATCAATGGGAACAGAcgctcacctacacacacacacacacacacacacacacacacacacaaaaagggtgtaagagtgtgtatgcGGTTCAGCTCTATGAGTGAGTTTGTTtaagagaaggagaaagtgaATGTTTGCTGTAGGGGCAGTGCACCCCCTAAAGGTAGCTCAGAGATACTGCACTGAAACCCTTAGTAGTACAGGCACTCGCACACGTGCACTCACACTTCCGTGTGGTAGCTCAGTATAAAGTTTGTAACTCACCCAGCATCTGCTTCTGCTCCTGTGGAGGGGCAGCGGCCAGCATTGAGGCAGTGAGAGGCTCCTGACCCTGTACATGCACCgcagcctgcacacacacacacacacacacacacacacagttcagaaAGCATTGCTAAAGAGTTGAGTTAGTGCTGAGTTCGAGCAGGACCAGAGGTTCACAGAGGACACATACACACGACTCCATATGAAGTGTGTTAGAGTAAGGTGTGTGTACCTGTGGCAGGGGAACTTGTGTGGGCAGGTGTTGTGTGTTGCGTACTCCAGGTGTGTATTTGTACTGCTGCACTGCTCGCACTGGTGCCGTTCCTGTAGCTGCTGCTGCACTGGCTGGGCGCGGCCCCAAAGGCTGGGATgctacaaacaaaacacacacagaatcagGAAAATGGCAGATAACAAaacgggtgtgtgtgtatgtgtgtgtgtgcacgagacTCACCCATCCGCTGTGATGTGATCATTCGGGGCACCTGATTGGTGGTCTGGCGGATGGCACCGAAGGTTTGTGGACGTGGCGCTGCGGGACGGATCGTGTTCGCATGTTCTGGAAATCTGCACACAGGAAGTATGAAGTCATCAAAACACACCACAATAATGTGTTCCAAACAGCCCCCATGTAACACACCTCAGCTCACTGTAGTCCACTGAGAGGTAGTGGGAGCGGTTTGGGACACACCTGggtggggagtgtgtgtgtgtgtgagagagatgtagGGGACACTCACGCTGAGGACGGACACTCTGAGTGGCCCAGCGAGGACTTGGGCGGAGCTGCGCCAACTGACTGCTCGGGTAATACGCAGCTCTGTTCTGagcctgtctcacacacacacacacacacacacacacacacacacacacacacacacacacacacacacacacacacacagagagacagatagagaggagTTAACACACCTTGGAACTACATCAAAGCGGCAATTGAGAATACTTAAAACTGAAACACAGTGagacagtgtagtgtgtgtgtgtgtacctgaggaATGGCAGCCATGAAGTACCCTGATGGAGGAGCAGGCTGGTAGGGGTTGAGGACGGGGTTGGGGACGGCACGGACGCTGGCCATCCTCTGCATGTACTGATTGGTGAGATGAGCCTGACGCTCCTCTTTGCGCTGAGCGAGAGCGACGTACAGCGGCTTGGTGGCTACGATCCGACCGTTCATCTCCGTCACTGCCTTCGTGGCTTCCTCTGGAGATGAGAAACACACAAAGCCGAACCCTTTCGAGCGACCGCCCTCCATCATCACCTGCAGGGGGCAGCGCACACTCATTAGCACACACCAAGTAACTCAACCTTCACATAAAAAATCTCAAccactttccttttctctctctctctctctctctctctctcacacacacacacacacacacacacacacacacaccacagtaaGACAAATGATGAGTGATGAAATTACCTTGGCACTGGTGATGGTTCCAAAAGGTGAGAATTCTTTGCGGAGACGTTCATCATCCAGACCATCATCCAAATTCTTTACATACAAGTTCACACCCTACAGCACAGGATGAAgattaactgtgtgtgtgtgtgtgtgtgtgtctgctgacTAGTCACAGATAGCgtgttacatgtgtgtgtgtacctggtagCGTGTCATGCGGTCCTGCTTCATCTGCTCAAACTTGCGTTTCAGTTCTGTCTGCCTCTCACCTTTCTTCTGCGCCCGACCAACATATACCTGTTTCCCATTTAACTCCTTTCCATTCATCTCATCcacagcctacacacacacacacacacacacacacacacacacactattacccTGAGCCAGCACTAGTCTCTAATAGTACACTTGGTCACagtacacactcactctctgaGCGTCCTCATGTCTCTCGAAGCTCACGAAGCCAAACCC
This sequence is a window from Silurus meridionalis isolate SWU-2019-XX chromosome 21, ASM1480568v1, whole genome shotgun sequence. Protein-coding genes within it:
- the nr0b2a gene encoding nuclear receptor subfamily 0 group B member 2a, whose amino-acid sequence is MDCECRCSERSGAHAILFHILTGDAEATELSYPPSGHCHCDTHRTVRLRSRDTCMAAANILVKTVRFVASLPAFQQLPPEDQLTLLQHCWHQLFILGLAQEHVSFEVEQEPVSSMLRKILLNRENEHRENREEPTLSAVQNLKACLRKLWSLDLSPKEYAYLKGTMIFNPDVPGLQVVALVEGLQHEAQHALREVLLLLHSGDGGSIARVLLAVSSLQSVTPELITELFFRPIIGSAHLIHLINDMLYTR
- the pabpc1a gene encoding LOW QUALITY PROTEIN: polyadenylate-binding protein 1A (The sequence of the model RefSeq protein was modified relative to this genomic sequence to represent the inferred CDS: inserted 1 base in 1 codon) — its product is MNPSAPSYPMASLYVGDLHPDVTEAMLYEKFSPAGPILSIRVCRDMMTRRSLGYAYVNFQQPADAERALDTMNFDVIKGRPVRIMWSQRDPSLRKSGVGNIFIKNLDKSIDNKALYDTFSAFGNILSCKVVCDENGSKGYGFVHFETHEAAERAIEKMNGMLLNDRKVFVGRFKSRKEREAEMGARAKEFTNVYIKNFGEDMDDDKLKDIFTKFGPALSIRVMTDDGGKSKGFGFVSFERHEDAQRAVDEMNGKELNGKQVYVGRAQKKGERQTELKRKFEQMKQDRMTRYQGVNLYVKNLDDGLDDERLRKEFSPFGTITSAKVMMEGGRSKGFGFVCFSSPEEATKAVTEMNGRIVATKPLYVALAQRKEERQAHLTNQYMQRMASVRAVPNPVLNPYQPAPPSGYFMAAIPQAQNRAAYYPSSQLAQLRPSPRWATQSVRPQHFQNMXNTIRPAAPRPQTFGAIRQTTNQVPRMITSQRMASQPLGPRPASAAAATGTAPVRAVQQYKYTPGVRNTQHLPTQVPLPQAAVHVQGQEPLTASMLAAAPPQEQKQMLGERLFPLIQNMHPTLAGKITGMLLEIDNSELLHMLESPESLRSKVDEAVAVLQAHQAKENAQKSVSSAAVPAV